One genomic segment of Desulfocapsa sulfexigens DSM 10523 includes these proteins:
- a CDS encoding DnaJ C-terminal domain-containing protein, which yields MEYYDILGVTKGASAQEIKKAYRKMALKYHPDKNAGNKEAENKFKEVSEAYAVLSDPKKKQQYDTYGSTDFSQRYSQEDIFRNFNMDDILGQFGFGGGARGSSFRSTPGGGGFSSIFGQTAGGGCGGGGCHPPPKGQDITYQLSVTLEDVLNGAEKNIALRNNGMSKNVNVKVPKGIESGKKLRLKGKGGQAPNGGKPGDLFLKIDVVPHKSYQRDGDNLIFERRIPFSQACLGAKVDVETLEGKKFKVNVPPGIQGDAKLRLKGYGLPSGPHSGRGDLYVKVAVDVPKELNEEQQEAIAKLQEYGL from the coding sequence ATGGAATATTATGATATATTAGGGGTGACGAAGGGTGCCTCTGCTCAGGAGATAAAAAAAGCCTATCGTAAAATGGCTTTGAAATACCATCCTGATAAAAATGCAGGAAACAAGGAGGCTGAAAACAAGTTTAAGGAAGTAAGTGAAGCCTACGCAGTACTTTCTGATCCCAAAAAGAAACAACAGTATGACACCTATGGCTCAACTGATTTTAGTCAGCGTTATTCTCAGGAAGACATCTTCAGGAATTTTAATATGGATGATATCCTTGGTCAGTTTGGATTTGGTGGAGGGGCTCGTGGAAGCAGCTTCAGATCTACCCCTGGAGGCGGCGGTTTCAGTTCGATTTTTGGTCAGACAGCAGGTGGAGGATGCGGCGGTGGAGGGTGTCACCCACCACCAAAAGGGCAGGACATAACCTATCAGTTGTCTGTGACGCTTGAAGATGTCCTCAACGGTGCAGAAAAGAACATTGCCTTAAGAAACAACGGAATGAGTAAAAATGTGAACGTTAAAGTTCCAAAAGGGATAGAGAGTGGAAAAAAACTCCGCTTAAAAGGGAAGGGTGGACAGGCTCCCAATGGTGGCAAACCCGGCGATCTTTTCCTGAAAATTGATGTCGTACCCCATAAATCCTATCAGCGGGATGGCGATAATCTGATTTTTGAGCGGAGAATTCCCTTCAGCCAGGCATGTCTAGGTGCCAAGGTAGACGTTGAGACGTTGGAAGGTAAAAAATTCAAGGTGAATGTTCCTCCGGGGATACAGGGCGACGCCAAGTTGAGATTGAAGGGATATGGTCTTCCTTCAGGTCCACACAGTGGTCGGGGGGATCTGTATGTGAAAGTGGCAGTTGATGTACCCAAAGAGCTGAATGAGGAGCAGCAGGAAGCGATCGCAAAACTACAGGAGTATGGACTATAA
- a CDS encoding SPL family radical SAM protein, which produces MELEYTHQILERANLPHRVIPDRSDPEGIEGEYPENLIQGKHHLLLSKNRGHFFKPCPGTREYRCCDYQVLNIGMGCPMDCVYCILQAYLNKPWLTFFVNSSDLLGEMNAAFRAEPDRFFRIGTGEFTDSMALDRITCLSPQLVEFMADKSQAVLELKTKSAVIENLRDLKHNGRIILAWSLNSTSVMQKEEIRTATLEERLAAAAQCAQWGYKLAFHFDPIIDHPGWENGYEETITRLYQLVPAEQIVWISLGALRYLPALKTIGTERFPHSRIFYQEFIEGLDNKKRYFRPRRVALYTHIYSLLKKYAAPQTCIYFCMESDEIWREVMGFTPEEKGGIPLMLDRTVNG; this is translated from the coding sequence ATGGAACTCGAATATACTCATCAAATTCTTGAAAGAGCAAATCTTCCCCATAGGGTGATACCTGACCGATCTGACCCCGAGGGGATTGAAGGAGAATATCCTGAAAATCTCATTCAGGGCAAGCATCATCTGTTACTAAGTAAAAATCGTGGCCATTTCTTCAAGCCGTGTCCCGGCACCAGAGAATATCGTTGCTGCGATTACCAGGTTTTAAATATTGGTATGGGTTGCCCCATGGACTGTGTCTATTGCATCCTCCAGGCCTACCTGAATAAGCCGTGGTTGACATTTTTTGTAAATAGTAGTGATTTGCTTGGTGAAATGAACGCTGCCTTCAGGGCTGAACCTGATCGTTTTTTCCGCATTGGGACCGGCGAATTTACCGATTCAATGGCGCTGGACAGAATCACATGTCTCAGTCCTCAGCTTGTCGAATTTATGGCAGACAAGAGCCAGGCAGTACTTGAACTCAAGACCAAAAGTGCAGTGATTGAAAACTTAAGAGATCTGAAACATAATGGCAGGATCATACTCGCCTGGTCATTAAACAGTACCAGCGTTATGCAAAAGGAAGAAATCAGGACGGCGACCCTCGAAGAACGACTGGCTGCAGCCGCTCAGTGTGCTCAGTGGGGCTATAAACTCGCCTTTCATTTTGATCCGATCATAGATCATCCCGGTTGGGAAAATGGATATGAAGAAACGATCACCCGTTTGTATCAGCTCGTCCCGGCCGAGCAGATCGTATGGATATCCCTGGGAGCGTTACGGTACCTGCCTGCCCTCAAAACCATTGGAACGGAGAGGTTTCCTCATTCAAGGATTTTTTATCAGGAATTTATTGAAGGACTGGATAACAAAAAACGTTATTTTCGTCCAAGAAGGGTTGCTCTCTATACCCATATTTATTCACTTCTCAAAAAATATGCCGCACCACAAACCTGTATCTACTTTTGCATGGAAAGCGATGAGATATGGCGGGAGGTGATGGGCTTTACTCCAGAGGAGAAAGGAGGCATTCCGCTCATGCTTGACCGAACAGTGAACGGTTGA
- a CDS encoding 3-isopropylmalate dehydratase large subunit codes for MGKTIAQKIFDAHLRDTPTPENMVLDLDVVLCHEITTPIAIMDLMEKGMDRVFDPNKIKAVIDHVTPAKDSKTAAQGKIMREWAKRQNIKDFFDVGENGVCHALFPEKGFIRPGYTVIMGDSHTCTHGAFGAFAAGVGTTDLEVGILKGVCTFRAPVSMKVSISGILQNGVSAKDVILAVIKKLTVNGATDKVIEFTGPLVDSMNMSARMTLCNMAVEAGATSGLCYPDRVTAEYLWQFIKDDYTTIDAAVAKFEKWHSDADAEYASVIELDVSELEPQVTYGYKPDHVKNIREMEGTPVDQIYIGSCTNGRIEDLRQAAAILKGKRLASGVRGIVTPATPGIYSQALEEGIIKIFMDAGFCVLNPTCGACLGMSSGVLAEGEVCASTTNRNFNGRMGKGGMVHLMSPASAAAAAITGTISDPRQFLAQ; via the coding sequence ATGGGAAAAACAATAGCCCAGAAAATCTTTGATGCTCATTTACGAGACACACCAACGCCAGAAAACATGGTACTTGACCTGGATGTTGTTTTATGTCACGAAATTACTACTCCTATTGCCATTATGGATCTAATGGAAAAAGGAATGGACAGGGTCTTTGATCCTAATAAAATCAAAGCTGTAATCGATCACGTAACTCCTGCAAAAGATTCAAAAACAGCAGCACAGGGAAAAATCATGCGTGAATGGGCAAAACGCCAGAATATCAAAGACTTTTTTGATGTTGGTGAAAATGGTGTCTGCCATGCCCTTTTCCCTGAAAAAGGATTCATCCGTCCTGGTTACACCGTTATAATGGGCGATTCCCACACCTGTACTCATGGTGCTTTTGGGGCCTTTGCTGCTGGGGTTGGAACCACTGATCTTGAAGTCGGCATCCTTAAGGGTGTGTGTACCTTCAGGGCTCCTGTTTCCATGAAAGTCTCCATCAGCGGAATCTTACAGAATGGTGTTTCTGCCAAGGATGTTATCCTTGCCGTTATCAAAAAGCTCACCGTAAATGGTGCCACTGATAAAGTTATCGAATTCACGGGACCACTGGTTGACTCAATGAATATGTCAGCTCGTATGACACTGTGTAATATGGCCGTTGAGGCAGGAGCCACTAGTGGCCTCTGTTATCCTGATCGTGTTACTGCCGAATACCTTTGGCAGTTCATTAAAGATGATTACACAACCATAGATGCAGCGGTTGCAAAGTTTGAAAAATGGCATTCAGATGCCGACGCGGAATATGCGAGCGTAATAGAACTCGATGTCTCTGAGCTTGAACCTCAGGTAACCTATGGTTATAAACCCGATCATGTAAAAAATATTAGAGAGATGGAAGGCACTCCCGTTGATCAGATTTATATCGGCTCCTGTACCAATGGCCGCATTGAAGATTTACGCCAGGCTGCCGCTATACTCAAAGGAAAAAGACTGGCCAGCGGTGTACGTGGCATTGTAACTCCCGCAACTCCTGGCATCTATTCACAGGCTCTTGAGGAAGGTATTATTAAGATTTTCATGGACGCGGGTTTTTGCGTACTCAATCCTACATGTGGCGCCTGTCTTGGTATGAGTTCAGGCGTTCTCGCTGAAGGTGAGGTCTGTGCTTCCACCACTAACAGAAACTTTAATGGCAGAATGGGAAAAGGAGGAATGGTACATCTTATGAGTCCAGCCTCAGCTGCTGCTGCAGCCATTACCGGCACCATCAGTGATCCCAGACAATTTCTCGCTCAATAG
- a CDS encoding single-stranded DNA-binding protein → MINKAMLIGNLGADPEIRYTQEGTPVATFNIATTERWTDKSGQKQDSTEWHRIVAWRKLAEICGEYLHKGSKVYIEGKIQTRKWQDQSGNDRYTTEIVAREMKMLDSRGDGGGSNAGFGEPPLPDAPSDSSFGGGGTGDDVPF, encoded by the coding sequence ATGATCAACAAAGCAATGCTTATTGGAAATCTTGGTGCTGACCCGGAGATTCGTTACACTCAGGAAGGTACCCCCGTTGCCACTTTCAATATCGCCACCACTGAACGGTGGACAGATAAAAGTGGGCAAAAACAGGATTCCACAGAATGGCACCGTATTGTGGCCTGGCGTAAACTTGCTGAGATTTGTGGCGAGTACCTCCATAAGGGGTCCAAAGTGTATATTGAAGGCAAAATTCAGACTCGTAAATGGCAGGATCAGAGTGGAAACGACAGGTATACAACTGAAATTGTTGCTCGTGAAATGAAGATGCTTGATTCCAGAGGTGATGGAGGAGGCAGTAATGCTGGATTTGGAGAACCACCTCTTCCAGATGCGCCTTCTGACTCAAGCTTTGGTGGTGGTGGAACGGGTGATGATGTGCCCTTCTAG
- a CDS encoding glycosyltransferase family 2 protein has translation MTGISVIIPTYNRVSFLGRALDSVRRQTMACDEIIVVDDGSSDATYEIVDTFARECEVPVHYIFQENGGPARARNTGIGIAKFSHIAFLDSDDHWLKNKLKLQFDGLAGNPDMVISHTHERWYRRGIHLNQKKIHQPRSGNIFKHCLQLCAVGMSTVMVKKELFNTVGLFNEEFRCCEDYDMWLRVASKFPFLLIPSPLTIKEGGRDDQVSYQFRIGMDKLRITAINDLLASSSLTGEQTLWSLEELRRKCHVYGKGCIKHRRIVEGERYLALGQWAEKNIARFSRGASTISETTIKLSALQI, from the coding sequence ATGACCGGAATTTCTGTAATAATCCCAACCTATAACAGGGTATCTTTTTTGGGTCGTGCTTTAGATTCGGTTCGTCGTCAAACCATGGCATGTGATGAGATTATTGTAGTGGATGATGGTTCCAGCGATGCCACCTATGAGATTGTTGACACTTTTGCAAGAGAGTGTGAGGTGCCGGTTCACTACATTTTTCAGGAAAACGGTGGCCCTGCCAGGGCAAGAAATACTGGAATAGGTATTGCGAAATTCAGCCACATTGCCTTTCTTGATTCTGATGATCATTGGCTGAAAAACAAATTGAAGCTTCAATTTGATGGACTTGCTGGTAACCCTGATATGGTTATTTCCCATACTCATGAACGCTGGTATCGGCGTGGAATCCATTTGAATCAGAAAAAAATCCATCAACCGCGCAGTGGTAATATTTTTAAGCACTGCCTCCAACTCTGTGCGGTCGGAATGTCAACGGTAATGGTTAAAAAGGAGCTTTTTAACACAGTGGGCCTGTTCAATGAAGAGTTTCGCTGCTGTGAAGACTATGATATGTGGCTTCGTGTCGCCAGTAAGTTCCCCTTTCTTTTGATTCCCTCTCCACTTACCATTAAGGAGGGGGGGCGAGACGATCAGGTATCTTATCAATTCAGGATAGGAATGGATAAGCTCCGGATTACTGCAATTAATGATCTTCTAGCCAGTAGTTCTCTCACAGGAGAACAGACCCTCTGGTCGCTTGAAGAATTACGCCGAAAGTGTCATGTTTACGGCAAGGGGTGTATAAAGCACAGGCGAATTGTCGAGGGGGAACGATATCTTGCTCTTGGACAATGGGCTGAGAAGAATATCGCCCGTTTTTCTAGGGGTGCTTCCACTATTTCTGAAACAACAATTAAACTATCCGCACTGCAAATATGA
- a CDS encoding Rne/Rng family ribonuclease → MSSEILINSTSYEVRIALVENGHLAEFHLQRPTEKGLVGNIYRGRVVRVLPGMQAAFVDIGLERTGFLYVDDVYISNVDLDARLMNRGNPCGKLEFASSTPEADMNRSPGVSIEDLLTEGQEITVQVGKDPIGTKGARLTCHITLPCRNLVFMPLTDHIGISRKIQDDNIRNTLKERIESLRPTGTGFIVRTVAENATLEELEADMEFLLLLWDEIQDISERITTIPVMIYEDLDITFRSVRDLFTAEVSSLILDDQKTYDKLLKFVKTFAPKLQNRISIYKGDSPLFEAHGIDVEISRALDKKVWLRSGGYIIIETTEALSVIDVNTGRFVGKNDLEETIFKTNIEAVKEIAYQLRLRNIGGIIIIDFIDMEEEEHREELFTSFKEAVKKDKSRINILKLTEFGLVQMTRKRSCENLNQMMCEPCHYCAGEGVLKSRRTICYEIYRKISRKARNYHGDKITLNVHPRVADMLLKEEEAVTCELERDIGKRLTIIPSKELHIEKYDILWD, encoded by the coding sequence ATGAGCAGTGAAATATTAATTAATTCGACAAGCTACGAAGTTCGTATAGCACTGGTTGAAAATGGCCATCTTGCCGAATTTCACCTCCAGCGTCCAACGGAAAAGGGCCTGGTCGGAAATATTTATCGTGGCCGGGTAGTAAGGGTACTTCCAGGAATGCAGGCCGCCTTTGTCGATATTGGTCTGGAAAGAACCGGCTTTTTGTATGTGGATGATGTTTATATTTCAAATGTTGATTTAGATGCCAGGCTGATGAACAGGGGAAACCCCTGCGGCAAACTTGAATTCGCTTCATCAACACCAGAAGCCGATATGAATCGTTCTCCAGGGGTAAGCATTGAAGACCTGCTGACCGAAGGGCAAGAGATCACCGTTCAGGTAGGAAAAGACCCAATTGGAACCAAAGGGGCCAGACTGACCTGTCATATAACTCTGCCATGCAGAAATCTTGTATTTATGCCTCTTACCGACCACATTGGTATTTCAAGAAAAATACAGGATGACAACATCCGTAACACCTTGAAAGAGCGTATAGAATCTTTGCGCCCTACAGGAACTGGTTTTATTGTGCGCACCGTGGCGGAAAATGCAACACTGGAAGAACTTGAAGCAGACATGGAGTTTCTTCTCCTTCTCTGGGATGAAATCCAGGACATTTCTGAACGGATCACGACTATCCCTGTTATGATTTATGAGGACCTTGATATAACATTCCGTTCCGTGAGAGACCTGTTTACAGCTGAAGTCAGCAGCCTTATCCTGGATGACCAGAAGACCTATGACAAACTGCTTAAATTTGTCAAAACCTTTGCCCCAAAACTTCAAAATCGTATATCCATTTATAAGGGGGACTCTCCTCTCTTTGAAGCCCATGGCATAGATGTTGAGATAAGCCGAGCCCTCGACAAGAAAGTCTGGCTGCGTTCAGGAGGTTATATAATAATTGAAACCACCGAAGCTCTTTCAGTTATTGATGTAAATACCGGGCGATTTGTTGGTAAAAATGATCTTGAAGAAACCATTTTCAAGACAAACATTGAGGCTGTAAAAGAGATTGCCTATCAGCTCAGGTTACGGAACATCGGTGGAATTATTATTATTGATTTCATTGATATGGAAGAAGAAGAGCATCGTGAAGAACTCTTCACATCATTCAAGGAGGCGGTAAAAAAAGATAAAAGCCGCATCAATATCTTGAAACTTACCGAATTTGGCCTGGTCCAGATGACCCGCAAACGCAGTTGTGAAAATCTTAACCAGATGATGTGTGAGCCCTGTCATTATTGTGCAGGTGAAGGTGTTCTGAAATCCAGACGTACTATCTGCTACGAAATTTATCGTAAAATATCCAGAAAAGCTCGTAATTACCATGGAGATAAGATCACGCTCAATGTTCACCCCCGCGTCGCTGATATGCTTCTTAAAGAGGAAGAGGCAGTGACCTGTGAGCTTGAACGAGATATAGGAAAACGACTCACCATCATTCCCAGTAAAGAGCTCCACATTGAAAAATATGACATTCTGTGGGATTAG
- a CDS encoding 3-isopropylmalate dehydratase small subunit, whose amino-acid sequence MKTFGGPAVLLDRNDINTDEIIPAKYLTEITKIALKPHLLEDLLLDGKAFNNHSAEMEEAKVVITRANFGCGSSREHAVWAFEVNDINVVIASSFARIFRQNMFNCGILAMELSEGDIDAIFAMSGKLQIAVDMDQEQITVHSDDDEQDDLHCSFSLNSYDKDLVSAGGWLSYADTNY is encoded by the coding sequence ATGAAGACATTTGGAGGTCCTGCGGTACTGCTGGACAGAAATGATATAAACACCGATGAGATAATCCCTGCAAAATATCTCACAGAGATTACCAAAATCGCTCTCAAGCCTCATTTGCTTGAAGACCTGCTGCTGGATGGTAAAGCATTTAATAATCACTCAGCGGAAATGGAGGAGGCAAAGGTTGTCATAACACGGGCAAACTTTGGTTGCGGATCGTCCCGTGAACACGCCGTATGGGCATTTGAAGTAAATGATATCAACGTGGTTATCGCCTCAAGTTTTGCACGAATTTTCAGGCAGAACATGTTCAACTGTGGCATTCTGGCCATGGAACTGAGTGAGGGCGATATTGATGCAATCTTTGCCATGTCTGGAAAACTACAGATTGCGGTTGATATGGATCAGGAGCAAATTACAGTGCATTCGGACGACGATGAGCAGGACGATTTGCACTGTTCATTTTCTCTCAACTCCTATGATAAAGATCTGGTAAGTGCTGGCGGCTGGCTCAGTTATGCCGACACGAATTACTAA
- a CDS encoding LptF/LptG family permease encodes MTIKSAKFPKLLYSYLATEMLAPFFASFVIMNSVFFLVKLIPFLNVVLELEISFVDFVRLFLYLFPNMFLYSIPMSAMMGVIISFTRLSSDTEILAFKASGLSLYQMVPPVLMVSLAIAILTAYFSIVLIPKSEIAMKQLMFQVAKEKIDKGIKEHQFTEALGDLVVHVERIDKETGKWDNVWVSDMRGQVNPIITMARSGTMTAEVDSMLVTITLENGSLHRPDNDNSQIVNFDKYTINIPLQPPTVLDGEDVTTLSTASMTMAQLQETADIFGRDTTGGRKKLIHYHKRLVLPVGCFILSLLGMPLGLQAGPGKKTLGVPLGLAFFILYYILFTLGKTLAEDTGLPVIVAMWTPNLIFLVLTLYFVKQASNEQPVIPHFVTNRSIAFLDNIVLPFFSKILRPFKKPMEKSDSIPVPLSQPSNPPPVTKTSIMTGVDYLTEGTIHGNVNSHIFHVPGCEFYYCKNCTIEFINTQVAMDSGFEPCRFCKGLLDEETS; translated from the coding sequence ATGACCATAAAAAGCGCAAAATTTCCTAAACTTTTATATAGCTATCTGGCCACAGAGATGCTTGCGCCGTTCTTTGCAAGTTTTGTCATTATGAACAGTGTCTTCTTCCTGGTAAAGCTTATTCCCTTTTTAAATGTTGTCCTCGAACTTGAAATCTCTTTTGTTGATTTCGTTCGTCTCTTTCTCTACCTCTTTCCCAATATGTTCCTCTATTCCATCCCCATGTCCGCCATGATGGGAGTAATCATCTCATTTACAAGACTCTCGAGTGATACAGAAATTCTGGCCTTTAAAGCAAGTGGACTCAGTCTCTATCAAATGGTCCCACCAGTTCTTATGGTTTCTCTTGCAATAGCAATACTCACAGCATATTTTTCAATAGTTCTTATTCCAAAGTCAGAAATTGCCATGAAACAACTCATGTTTCAGGTGGCAAAGGAAAAAATCGACAAGGGAATCAAAGAACACCAGTTTACCGAGGCTTTAGGTGATCTGGTTGTCCACGTTGAAAGGATTGATAAGGAGACCGGTAAATGGGATAATGTATGGGTCTCCGACATGCGAGGCCAGGTCAACCCGATTATCACTATGGCTCGGTCTGGCACAATGACGGCTGAAGTAGACAGCATGCTGGTCACAATAACCCTCGAAAACGGGAGCCTTCATCGCCCTGACAATGACAATTCCCAAATTGTCAATTTTGACAAATATACAATCAATATTCCTCTGCAACCGCCAACCGTTTTAGATGGTGAAGATGTCACCACACTCTCAACCGCTTCCATGACAATGGCTCAACTGCAGGAAACAGCGGATATTTTTGGTAGAGATACCACGGGTGGACGTAAAAAACTCATCCATTACCATAAACGTCTGGTATTACCCGTTGGTTGTTTTATTCTCAGCTTACTTGGCATGCCACTGGGCCTCCAGGCAGGACCCGGGAAAAAAACTCTTGGCGTGCCGCTTGGACTCGCTTTTTTTATTCTTTATTACATTCTATTCACCCTTGGCAAAACCCTCGCAGAAGACACAGGATTACCAGTAATTGTCGCCATGTGGACTCCAAATCTAATTTTCCTTGTCCTAACCCTTTATTTTGTTAAACAGGCATCCAATGAGCAGCCAGTTATCCCCCATTTCGTAACAAACAGATCAATAGCTTTTCTGGATAACATTGTTCTACCCTTCTTTAGCAAGATCTTAAGGCCATTCAAGAAACCCATGGAAAAATCTGACAGTATTCCTGTTCCTCTTTCACAACCATCCAATCCGCCTCCTGTCACAAAAACGTCAATAATGACAGGAGTTGACTACTTAACGGAGGGTACAATTCATGGAAATGTCAATAGTCACATATTCCATGTACCTGGGTGTGAGTTTTACTACTGTAAAAATTGTACAATTGAATTTATTAACACCCAGGTTGCTATGGATTCAGGCTTTGAGCCATGTCGTTTCTGCAAAGGACTTCTTGATGAGGAAACCAGTTAA
- a CDS encoding M23 family metallopeptidase, whose product MTLLQNSHRKKRSSFPFFLIIFMILAAAGGYAFITWFEGEKPLIVADTLPSYIGKETPLSFTVSDQKSGLRSIQILLIQKNTEKILLSKEFSRPGKNGSGGTASEDISLTIDTKKFKEGQATLKITARDYSLRGLLKGNSTELLHPVTIDTKPPKVSIIHSERYIQVGGAGIVVYRAEDSVKQGVKINDTYHPGFPVTDGSDFKFISYIAVPHFAETINESVVIAEDGAGNRTVKPFTPVLKKKNLKQDRINIGDNFLNTKIPEFEEHYPEMEGDLVQKYLYTNRTVRELNNQKIHDLCMNPDPKRLWSGSFLRMAGSGRAGFADHRTYYYQDKAIDNQVHLGMDIASTQHVRIKAAGSGKVIFGEYLGIYGNMVMLDHGQGVFSLYSHLSQINVAVGDSLNKGDILGHSGTSGMAGGDHLHFSMLVNGIFVTPKEWWDQHWIDVTIDGPLVDAKF is encoded by the coding sequence ATGACCCTACTGCAAAACAGTCACAGAAAGAAACGATCATCATTTCCATTTTTTCTAATTATCTTTATGATACTCGCTGCTGCTGGAGGGTATGCTTTTATTACATGGTTTGAGGGTGAAAAACCATTAATCGTTGCAGACACTCTTCCTTCATATATTGGTAAAGAAACACCTTTATCATTTACCGTCAGTGACCAGAAGAGTGGGCTTCGCTCTATACAGATACTGCTGATACAGAAAAACACAGAAAAAATCCTTCTTTCAAAAGAATTTTCCCGCCCCGGAAAAAATGGCAGTGGTGGAACTGCAAGTGAAGACATCAGCCTGACCATCGATACCAAAAAATTCAAGGAAGGCCAAGCTACACTCAAAATTACAGCTAGAGATTATTCATTACGAGGGCTTTTAAAGGGAAACTCAACCGAACTGCTCCATCCAGTGACTATTGATACCAAGCCTCCAAAAGTTAGTATTATCCACAGTGAAAGATACATCCAGGTAGGCGGTGCTGGTATTGTTGTATATCGTGCCGAAGATTCGGTAAAACAAGGAGTAAAGATAAATGATACCTACCATCCCGGATTTCCCGTCACCGATGGTTCGGACTTCAAATTCATATCCTATATAGCAGTTCCGCACTTCGCCGAGACAATCAACGAATCTGTAGTCATTGCAGAGGATGGTGCAGGAAATAGAACTGTAAAACCATTTACCCCGGTACTAAAAAAGAAAAATCTAAAACAGGACAGAATCAATATTGGAGATAATTTCCTGAACACTAAAATCCCTGAATTTGAAGAGCATTATCCTGAAATGGAAGGTGATCTTGTTCAAAAATACCTCTACACCAACCGAACTGTCAGGGAGTTGAACAATCAGAAAATCCATGATCTTTGTATGAACCCTGACCCAAAACGATTATGGTCCGGGAGTTTTCTTCGCATGGCTGGAAGTGGTAGAGCCGGTTTTGCGGATCACCGCACCTATTATTATCAAGACAAAGCCATAGACAATCAGGTTCACCTTGGAATGGACATTGCTTCAACACAGCATGTCAGAATAAAAGCGGCTGGATCAGGAAAGGTTATTTTTGGAGAATATCTTGGAATATACGGAAATATGGTGATGCTCGATCATGGACAGGGAGTATTCAGTCTCTATTCACACCTGAGCCAGATCAATGTTGCCGTTGGCGACAGCCTCAATAAAGGAGACATACTCGGTCATTCTGGAACCAGTGGCATGGCTGGTGGTGACCATCTCCATTTTTCAATGCTGGTAAACGGAATATTTGTGACCCCAAAAGAATGGTGGGATCAGCACTGGATAGATGTAACCATTGATGGGCCACTGGTTGATGCAAAATTCTAG